From Halapricum desulfuricans, a single genomic window includes:
- a CDS encoding glucose-6-phosphate isomerase, with the protein MRVDIGNALDRVATPGVPEDALDRLDDRVADAHARIEEGRANNEHGYESLNLPHTVDTDEIRAAVEPFDDSEYLLNVGIGGSALGAATLSAALDSDVEAYYLDNVDPEWVESIIDDVDLSKTAVNVVSRSGTTAETLSNFLVVREAMESAGVDWTERTWVTTGEAGNLRDLADKHDLPSLKVPDGVPGRFSVLSTVGLAAAALQGHDIDAIVEGAAAAEADLAPSLYESPAYAYGAIAYALDVRGAGINAMMPYEESLETFAEWYAQLWAESLGKDGLGQTPVRALGATDQHSQLQLYRAGPNDKMVTLVRAADREDTPIPETDLEGLSYLGGSSLGELLDAEFEATEASLAAADLPNVRIEIDSVDEYGLGELLYSMEAATVLAGELYDVDTFVQPAVEWGKKAARGLLGGGDFEEADAVAEKTTLTIE; encoded by the coding sequence ATGCGAGTAGACATCGGAAACGCACTGGACAGAGTCGCGACGCCGGGCGTCCCTGAGGACGCACTCGACCGACTCGACGACCGTGTCGCCGACGCCCACGCCCGCATCGAGGAGGGGCGTGCGAACAACGAACACGGCTACGAGTCGCTGAACCTCCCCCATACCGTGGATACCGACGAGATTCGGGCGGCCGTCGAACCGTTCGACGACAGCGAGTACCTCCTCAACGTCGGGATCGGCGGCTCCGCGCTGGGTGCGGCCACCCTCTCGGCCGCGCTAGACAGCGACGTCGAAGCGTACTATCTGGACAACGTCGACCCCGAGTGGGTCGAGTCGATCATCGACGACGTCGACCTCTCGAAGACCGCCGTCAACGTCGTCTCCCGATCGGGGACGACCGCCGAGACCCTGTCGAACTTCCTGGTCGTCCGGGAGGCCATGGAGTCCGCGGGCGTCGACTGGACCGAGCGCACCTGGGTCACCACCGGCGAGGCGGGCAACCTCCGGGATCTGGCGGACAAACACGATCTGCCGTCGCTGAAAGTGCCCGACGGCGTCCCCGGCCGGTTCTCCGTGCTCTCGACGGTCGGGCTGGCCGCTGCCGCGCTGCAAGGTCACGACATCGACGCGATCGTCGAGGGTGCCGCGGCCGCCGAAGCCGATCTGGCCCCGTCGCTGTACGAGTCGCCGGCCTACGCCTACGGGGCGATCGCCTACGCGCTTGACGTCCGCGGCGCGGGGATCAACGCGATGATGCCCTACGAGGAGTCCCTAGAGACCTTCGCCGAATGGTACGCCCAGCTGTGGGCCGAGAGCCTCGGCAAGGACGGCCTGGGCCAGACCCCTGTGCGCGCACTCGGTGCGACTGACCAGCACTCCCAGCTCCAGCTCTATCGCGCCGGCCCCAACGACAAGATGGTCACGCTCGTCCGCGCGGCCGACCGCGAGGACACGCCGATTCCGGAGACCGACCTCGAGGGGCTCTCGTATCTCGGCGGCTCGTCGCTGGGCGAGTTGCTCGACGCGGAGTTCGAGGCGACCGAGGCCAGCCTCGCCGCCGCGGACCTGCCGAACGTCCGGATCGAGATCGACAGCGTCGACGAATACGGCCTCGGCGAGTTGCTCTACAGCATGGAGGCCGCGACCGTCCTGGCGGGCGAACTCTACGACGTGGACACGTTCGTCCAGCCGGCAGTCGAGTGGGGCAAGAAGGCCGCTCGTGGCCTACTCGGCGGTGGGGACTTCGAAGAAGCCGACGCCGTCGCCGAGAAGACCACGCTGACCATCGAGTAA
- a CDS encoding FAD-binding oxidoreductase, translating into MSEDSSPNGSISEIPSAEVDTFGERLDGDLILPDHEAYEDARDVWNGLVDKRPAVIVRVRHPEDVAAGLEFAAKHDLELSIRGNAHHQAGSALVEDGLVIDLADLTAVDVDSDARRVTVGAGATAGAALERTLEHGLAFPTGSASVVGISGSTLAGGLGWMRRKHGAGFDALREVELVTADGTVRTVGPDGDPDLFWAICGAGANFGVVTELTFELYETPPVVPALGVFYPLDGAEAILEDFRELTAEAPDALSTMLLNTHVPPLPDVPEDLQGKPSIAIMGAYLGDSDDAPQVLDSYRSLGDPILDMSGEMPYMALHELGAEMFPDGHLYSQRSVFLDDLTDEHLELVRTGADDAPSPLDGIGLWPMGGAIGGSDHDTAAPWTDKEFLLVVEGQWVDPETTDQNLEWVRRCEREARDIGGEYAYPGYVGYEEQNDEDWAKLVYGESYDRLAELKATYDPDNRFRTNINVGPRS; encoded by the coding sequence ATGAGTGAAGACTCATCACCGAACGGATCGATCAGTGAGATCCCATCCGCGGAAGTCGACACGTTCGGCGAGCGACTCGACGGCGACCTGATCCTCCCGGATCACGAAGCGTACGAGGACGCTCGGGACGTGTGGAACGGACTCGTCGACAAGCGTCCGGCGGTCATCGTCCGGGTCCGGCACCCCGAGGACGTGGCGGCCGGCCTCGAGTTCGCAGCAAAGCACGACCTCGAGCTCTCTATTCGAGGGAACGCCCACCATCAGGCTGGGAGTGCCCTCGTGGAGGACGGGCTCGTCATCGACCTCGCGGATCTCACTGCCGTGGACGTCGACAGCGACGCACGGCGCGTCACCGTCGGTGCCGGCGCGACCGCCGGGGCGGCTCTCGAACGGACGCTCGAACACGGGCTCGCGTTTCCCACGGGGAGCGCGTCCGTGGTCGGGATATCCGGATCGACACTCGCTGGCGGGCTGGGCTGGATGCGGCGCAAGCACGGGGCCGGTTTCGATGCCCTCCGGGAGGTCGAACTCGTCACAGCCGACGGAACGGTTCGCACTGTCGGCCCGGACGGCGACCCGGACCTGTTCTGGGCGATCTGCGGCGCGGGCGCGAATTTCGGTGTCGTCACCGAACTCACGTTCGAACTATACGAGACACCGCCCGTCGTCCCGGCACTTGGCGTCTTCTATCCGCTCGACGGCGCTGAGGCGATTCTCGAAGACTTCCGCGAGCTGACGGCCGAGGCACCGGACGCGCTCAGCACTATGTTGCTGAACACGCACGTCCCGCCGTTGCCCGACGTCCCGGAGGACCTGCAGGGGAAGCCGTCGATCGCGATCATGGGTGCGTATCTCGGCGATTCCGACGACGCCCCGCAGGTGCTCGATTCGTACCGATCTCTCGGGGATCCTATCCTGGATATGTCCGGGGAGATGCCCTACATGGCGTTGCACGAACTGGGCGCGGAGATGTTTCCCGATGGCCACCTGTACAGCCAGCGGTCGGTGTTCCTCGACGATCTGACCGACGAACACCTCGAACTCGTCCGGACCGGCGCGGACGACGCGCCGTCGCCGCTCGACGGGATCGGTCTCTGGCCGATGGGCGGCGCTATCGGGGGCAGCGATCACGATACGGCCGCGCCCTGGACCGACAAGGAGTTCCTGCTCGTCGTCGAGGGACAGTGGGTCGACCCCGAGACGACCGACCAGAACCTCGAATGGGTGCGGCGATGTGAGCGCGAAGCCCGCGATATCGGCGGTGAATACGCGTATCCTGGCTACGTCGGCTACGAGGAACAGAACGACGAGGACTGGGCGAAGCTGGTCTACGGCGAGAGCTACGATCGACTCGCCGAACTGAAGGCGACCTACGATCCGGACAACCGCTTCCGGACGAACATCAACGTCGGTCCGCGATCGTGA
- a CDS encoding translation initiation factor IF-6, which produces MPRAAFSGSSYVGVFARATDDCLLIRPDLDEDLVATISDSLAVSAIETTVGGSGTVGALATGNENGLLVSSRITDRERERIAGELDRSIVELPGRINAAGNVVLANDAGAYVHPDLSREAVLAVKDALEVPVERGVIAGVDTVGTAAVVTNGGVLAHPKATDSELDALEELFGVPADIGTVNYGGPLVGSGLLANDAGYVAGQDTTGPELGRIEDALGYI; this is translated from the coding sequence GTGCCCCGCGCTGCATTCTCCGGATCGTCGTACGTCGGTGTGTTCGCCCGCGCCACCGACGACTGTCTGCTGATCCGGCCGGACCTCGACGAGGATCTCGTCGCGACGATCAGCGACTCGCTTGCGGTGTCGGCCATCGAGACGACCGTCGGCGGATCGGGAACGGTCGGCGCGCTGGCGACCGGCAACGAGAACGGGTTGCTGGTCAGCAGCCGCATCACCGACCGCGAACGAGAGCGGATCGCCGGTGAACTCGATCGATCGATCGTCGAGTTACCGGGCCGGATCAACGCCGCTGGCAACGTTGTCCTCGCGAACGACGCCGGCGCGTACGTCCACCCCGACCTCTCGCGTGAAGCTGTGCTGGCGGTCAAAGACGCGCTGGAGGTGCCCGTCGAGCGCGGCGTCATCGCCGGTGTCGATACCGTCGGGACTGCCGCCGTCGTCACGAACGGGGGCGTACTCGCCCACCCGAAAGCGACCGATAGCGAGCTCGACGCGCTGGAGGAACTGTTCGGCGTCCCTGCCGACATCGGGACGGTCAACTACGGCGGTCCGCTGGTCGGCTCCGGGCTGCTCGCCAACGACGCCGGCTACGTCGCCGGTCAGGACACGACCGGACCGGAACTCGGCCGGATCGAGGACGCGCTGGGCTATATTTAG
- the rpl18a gene encoding 50S ribosomal protein L18Ae, with protein MSTFTVRGSFQARDGQQTFEKEIEAPNENVATEHTYAEFGSKHGLKRTQIEVTEVEA; from the coding sequence ATGAGCACGTTTACTGTTCGCGGATCGTTCCAGGCGCGGGACGGTCAGCAGACCTTCGAAAAGGAGATCGAAGCACCGAACGAGAACGTCGCGACCGAGCACACCTACGCGGAGTTCGGATCGAAACACGGCCTGAAACGCACACAGATCGAGGTCACGGAGGTGGAGGCATGA
- a CDS encoding 50S ribosomal protein L11, translated as MAGTIEVLVPGGQADPGPPLGPELGPTPVDVQAVVQEINDQTEAFDGTEVPVTVEYDDDGSFEIEVGVPPTAELVKDEAGFETGSGEPQEEFVADLSVDQVKQIAEQKLPDLLAYDLKGAAKEVVGTCTSLGVTIEGENPRDFKEKIDAGEYDDVFAEEAAA; from the coding sequence ATGGCAGGTACCATCGAAGTTCTCGTTCCGGGCGGCCAGGCCGATCCCGGCCCGCCGCTCGGCCCCGAACTCGGACCGACACCCGTGGACGTTCAGGCAGTCGTCCAGGAGATCAACGACCAGACCGAAGCCTTCGACGGCACCGAGGTTCCGGTCACCGTCGAGTACGACGACGACGGCTCCTTCGAGATCGAAGTCGGCGTCCCGCCGACGGCCGAACTGGTCAAAGACGAGGCCGGCTTCGAGACCGGCAGCGGCGAACCCCAGGAGGAGTTCGTCGCCGATCTCTCCGTCGATCAGGTCAAGCAGATCGCCGAGCAGAAGCTGCCGGACCTGCTGGCATACGACCTGAAAGGCGCCGCCAAGGAAGTCGTCGGCACCTGTACCTCGCTGGGCGTCACCATCGAGGGCGAGAACCCGCGTGACTTCAAAGAGAAGATCGACGCAGGCGAGTACGACGACGTGTTTGCGGAGGAGGCCGCGGCGTAA
- a CDS encoding 50S ribosomal protein L39e, whose protein sequence is MSKKSKGKKKRLAKLDRQNSRVPAWVVMKTDRDVQRNPKRRHWRRNDTDE, encoded by the coding sequence ATGAGCAAGAAATCCAAAGGCAAGAAAAAGCGCCTGGCAAAACTGGATCGACAGAATAGTCGCGTGCCCGCGTGGGTCGTCATGAAGACAGACCGGGACGTGCAGCGAAACCCCAAGCGACGCCACTGGCGACGCAACGACACTGACGAATAA
- the ftsY gene encoding signal recognition particle-docking protein FtsY has product MFDGLKEKLGRFSDDVEEDVEDAESAEDVSTTESEPSEDADQPAATADEDEPTVPESEPASEPVTATGPERTVDADAPGQTAPDGDAPVEETQAPAATEDTGETTTEDSGDAGETVDAGSDGSAAEAVDEDDDRGLAEKAKLFATGKTVIDEDDLQDHLGDLEIALLQSDVEMDVAQEILDGVEANLTGETRRRLESTGSLVRDALREALYDVISVGQFDFEQRIAAAEKPIVIVFTGVNGVGKTTSIAKLSKYLEDHGYSSVLANGDTYRAGANEQLREHAENLDRTFISHEQGSDPTAVVYDAVEYAEANDVDVVLGDTAGRLHTSDDLMAQLEKIDRVIEPDMTLFVDEAVAGQDAVNRAREFDDAAAIDGTILTKADADPQGGAAISIAHVTGKPILFLGTGQGYDDLERFEPEAIVDQLLEE; this is encoded by the coding sequence ATGTTCGACGGACTGAAGGAGAAGCTCGGCCGCTTCAGCGACGACGTCGAAGAGGACGTCGAGGACGCGGAAAGCGCCGAGGACGTATCGACGACCGAAAGCGAACCGTCCGAAGACGCCGATCAGCCGGCGGCAACTGCAGACGAGGACGAGCCGACGGTGCCCGAGAGCGAGCCGGCAAGCGAACCGGTAACTGCGACCGGGCCGGAGAGGACGGTCGACGCCGATGCACCCGGGCAGACAGCTCCCGACGGCGATGCGCCGGTCGAGGAGACACAGGCGCCCGCGGCCACCGAGGACACGGGCGAGACAACGACCGAAGATTCGGGCGATGCGGGCGAGACGGTCGACGCGGGCAGCGACGGGTCGGCGGCGGAAGCGGTAGACGAAGACGACGACCGCGGGCTGGCCGAGAAGGCGAAGCTGTTCGCGACGGGCAAGACGGTCATCGACGAGGACGACCTGCAGGATCACCTCGGCGACCTGGAGATCGCACTGCTCCAGAGCGACGTCGAGATGGACGTCGCCCAGGAGATCCTCGACGGCGTCGAGGCCAACCTCACGGGCGAGACCCGCAGGCGGCTCGAATCGACCGGGAGTCTCGTCCGGGACGCGCTGCGTGAAGCGCTGTACGACGTGATCAGCGTCGGCCAGTTCGACTTCGAGCAGCGGATCGCGGCGGCCGAAAAGCCGATCGTGATCGTCTTCACCGGCGTCAACGGCGTCGGGAAGACGACCTCGATCGCGAAGCTCTCGAAGTACCTCGAGGACCACGGGTACTCGTCGGTGCTGGCCAACGGCGACACCTACCGTGCGGGCGCAAACGAGCAGCTCCGCGAGCACGCCGAGAACCTCGATCGGACGTTCATCTCCCACGAGCAGGGCTCGGACCCGACGGCGGTCGTCTACGACGCCGTCGAGTACGCCGAGGCCAACGACGTGGACGTCGTGCTCGGGGATACTGCCGGTCGGTTACACACCAGCGACGACCTGATGGCCCAGCTGGAGAAGATCGACCGCGTGATCGAACCCGACATGACGCTGTTCGTCGACGAGGCCGTCGCCGGGCAGGACGCCGTCAACCGGGCGCGGGAGTTCGACGACGCCGCGGCAATCGACGGGACGATCCTCACGAAGGCCGACGCCGACCCGCAGGGCGGTGCGGCGATCTCGATCGCCCACGTGACCGGCAAGCCGATCCTCTTTCTGGGGACCGGTCAGGGCTACGACGACCTCGAACGGTTCGAGCCCGAGGCGATCGTCGATCAGCTTCTCGAGGAATAG
- a CDS encoding IMPACT family protein: MSEQYQTVGGRGQARFEIRGSEFIGHVAPATTVEAAETFIESIRDEYADATHNVPAYRVRADPLREYQNDDAEPSGSAGKPALNVLVQREIENAVAVVTRYYGGTNLGVGGLARAYSRAVKEGVDDAGVVTERPHERFGIAVEYDDSGTVRGILESEGVEFEAEYGEDAVFAVRVPRPDAAALRDRIRSATSGRAEIDQ, encoded by the coding sequence GTGTCCGAGCAGTACCAGACCGTCGGTGGCCGGGGACAGGCACGCTTCGAGATCAGGGGCTCGGAGTTCATCGGCCACGTCGCCCCTGCGACGACCGTCGAAGCAGCCGAGACCTTCATCGAGTCTATCCGCGACGAATACGCTGATGCGACCCACAATGTCCCCGCCTATCGCGTCCGGGCGGATCCCCTGCGGGAATACCAGAACGACGACGCCGAACCCTCCGGTAGCGCCGGCAAGCCTGCCTTGAACGTCCTCGTCCAGCGCGAGATCGAGAACGCTGTCGCCGTCGTGACGCGCTATTACGGCGGAACGAACCTCGGCGTCGGCGGACTGGCCCGGGCGTACTCCAGAGCCGTCAAGGAAGGCGTCGACGACGCCGGCGTCGTCACCGAGCGTCCCCACGAGCGCTTCGGGATCGCTGTCGAGTACGACGACAGCGGCACGGTACGGGGAATCCTCGAAAGCGAAGGCGTTGAGTTCGAGGCCGAGTACGGGGAAGACGCGGTCTTCGCGGTGCGAGTGCCCCGGCCCGACGCGGCCGCGCTCCGGGACCGCATTCGGAGCGCCACCAGCGGCCGGGCCGAGATCGACCAGTAG
- a CDS encoding OBG GTPase family GTP-binding protein, whose amino-acid sequence MGLEEEIEELEQEIADTPYNKATEEHIGRLKAKLAEKKDKLEAQQSGSGGGPGYAVEKHGDATVALVGFPSVGKSTLINAMTNADSEVGEYEFTTLNVNPGMLQYKGANIQMLDVPGLIEGAAGGRGGGKEVLSVVRTADLIVFVLSVFEIDQYERLSEELYRNKVRLDAEPPNVSVRKKHKDGITVNASVDLDLDEQTIKSVLREHDYVNADVTIGEHVDIDRLIDGIMDNREYLPSIVTVNKADLIEPDYKETVDENLRGHGIDPDDAIFISAVEEKGLDALKERIYDELGLIRIYMDKPGRGVDYEDPLMLFEGDTVGDACKKIGGRFDERFRFARVSGESAKHDDQQVGRDHELADEDVLRIVVNR is encoded by the coding sequence ATGGGGCTCGAAGAGGAGATCGAGGAACTCGAGCAGGAGATCGCCGACACGCCCTACAACAAGGCGACCGAGGAGCACATCGGCCGTCTGAAGGCCAAACTCGCCGAGAAGAAAGACAAACTCGAGGCCCAGCAGTCGGGGTCGGGCGGCGGCCCCGGGTACGCCGTCGAGAAACACGGCGACGCGACCGTCGCGCTCGTGGGCTTTCCCAGCGTCGGCAAGTCCACGCTGATCAACGCGATGACCAACGCCGACAGCGAGGTCGGCGAGTACGAGTTCACGACGCTGAACGTCAACCCCGGGATGCTCCAGTACAAGGGCGCGAACATCCAGATGCTGGACGTGCCCGGACTGATCGAGGGTGCGGCCGGCGGCCGCGGTGGCGGCAAGGAAGTCCTCTCTGTCGTCCGGACGGCCGACTTGATCGTGTTCGTCCTCTCTGTGTTCGAGATCGACCAGTACGAGCGCCTCAGCGAGGAGCTCTACCGGAACAAGGTCCGCCTGGACGCCGAGCCCCCGAACGTCTCGGTCCGGAAAAAGCACAAGGACGGGATCACGGTCAACGCCTCGGTCGACCTGGATCTCGACGAGCAGACGATCAAGAGCGTCCTGCGCGAACACGACTACGTCAACGCCGACGTCACCATCGGCGAGCACGTCGACATCGACCGGCTCATCGACGGGATCATGGACAACCGCGAGTACCTCCCGTCGATCGTGACCGTCAACAAGGCCGATCTCATCGAGCCCGACTACAAGGAGACCGTCGACGAGAACCTTCGCGGACACGGAATCGATCCCGACGACGCGATCTTCATCAGCGCTGTCGAGGAAAAGGGCCTGGACGCGCTGAAAGAGCGCATCTACGACGAACTCGGGCTGATCCGGATCTATATGGACAAGCCCGGCCGCGGCGTCGACTACGAGGACCCGCTGATGCTGTTCGAGGGCGACACCGTCGGCGACGCCTGCAAGAAGATCGGCGGTCGCTTCGACGAGCGATTCCGGTTCGCCCGCGTGTCCGGGGAGAGCGCCAAACACGACGATCAGCAGGTCGGACGCGATCACGAACTGGCCGACGAGGACGTCCTTCGGATCGTCGTGAACCGGTGA
- the pfdA gene encoding prefoldin subunit alpha: MSLGGGGGQAQEIAQAIEALEEEKEELEGDIEDLQTEKAETDEAIEAIETLETGSTVQVPLGGGAYLRAEVQDIDEVIVGLGADYAAEQEQDDAIETLELKKETIDERIEEVREEIEEVESESQELEQRAQQLQQQQMQQMQQMQQEQGDE, translated from the coding sequence ATGAGCCTCGGTGGCGGCGGCGGTCAGGCCCAGGAGATCGCACAGGCGATCGAAGCCCTCGAAGAGGAAAAAGAGGAACTCGAAGGCGACATCGAAGACCTGCAGACGGAGAAAGCCGAGACCGACGAGGCCATCGAGGCCATCGAGACGCTCGAGACCGGCTCGACCGTGCAGGTGCCACTGGGCGGCGGCGCGTACCTCCGCGCGGAAGTCCAGGACATCGACGAAGTCATCGTCGGGCTCGGCGCCGACTACGCGGCCGAGCAGGAACAGGACGACGCCATCGAGACCCTCGAGCTGAAAAAGGAGACGATCGACGAGCGCATCGAAGAGGTCCGCGAGGAGATCGAAGAGGTCGAATCCGAGAGCCAGGAACTCGAACAGCGCGCCCAGCAGCTCCAGCAACAGCAGATGCAGCAGATGCAGCAGATGCAGCAGGAGCAGGGCGACGAATAG
- a CDS encoding 50S ribosomal protein L31e, producing the protein MSASDFEERVVTVPLRDAKAAPKHERADKAMAIMREHLAKQFAVPEDAVRLDPSLNEAVWSRSRSKPPSKLRVRAARFEEEGEAVVEAEPAE; encoded by the coding sequence ATGAGCGCGAGTGATTTCGAGGAGCGGGTCGTCACGGTCCCGCTTCGCGACGCGAAGGCAGCACCGAAACACGAGCGTGCGGACAAGGCGATGGCGATCATGCGCGAACACCTCGCAAAGCAGTTCGCCGTCCCGGAAGACGCCGTCCGACTGGACCCGTCGCTGAACGAGGCGGTCTGGTCGCGCAGTCGGTCGAAGCCGCCGAGCAAGCTTCGGGTCCGGGCCGCTCGCTTCGAGGAGGAAGGCGAGGCGGTCGTTGAGGCCGAACCGGCCGAGTAG
- a CDS encoding TIGR04206 family protein: MTDARGRLLLVALVGVIPWTVVTTGGVTTLFFPFGFLGVGEPWRIVTIHEYLFVYTQGLPQYVYAWPLGVVLYGLALVSAALGLADLEDRRLTAGLLVLVGLTQLQFALGWGGRRTYLAVPIATITTLTLVWWVYWSDLKGVFFEVRT, from the coding sequence ATGACCGACGCACGTGGCCGATTGCTACTGGTTGCACTCGTCGGCGTGATCCCCTGGACAGTGGTGACGACCGGCGGCGTGACGACGCTGTTCTTCCCGTTCGGTTTTCTCGGCGTGGGCGAACCCTGGCGTATCGTGACGATCCACGAGTATCTGTTCGTGTACACGCAAGGACTGCCACAGTACGTCTACGCGTGGCCGCTCGGCGTTGTCCTGTACGGACTGGCACTGGTCTCGGCGGCGCTCGGACTGGCAGATCTGGAAGACCGCCGATTGACGGCGGGACTGCTGGTTTTGGTCGGACTGACACAGTTGCAGTTCGCGCTCGGGTGGGGCGGCCGCCGCACGTATCTCGCGGTCCCGATTGCGACGATAACGACGCTGACGCTGGTCTGGTGGGTGTACTGGTCGGATCTGAAAGGCGTGTTTTTCGAGGTTCGGACCTGA
- a CDS encoding ABC transporter ATP-binding protein translates to MDGSSPAISTRSLTKQYGSTTAVDGVSLSVPEGVTYGFLGPNGAGKTTTMRMLTGLVEPTNGDAFVADTHCSERRHLVGKIGLLPEEPPLYNELTGREQLQFAADLRDIPWERVSDRALGLADTLDLDDDLDRRIDGYSKGMRQKTAFIQAVQHDPDVVFLDEPTSGLDPRAARTLRELIVELTDDGTTVFLSTHILPVVEEIANRVGVLHDGRLVSEGSPAELTDDVGDGDADLEEAFLELTDDPAAAW, encoded by the coding sequence ATGGATGGGTCCTCGCCTGCGATTTCAACACGGTCGCTGACCAAACAGTACGGTTCAACAACCGCCGTCGATGGGGTGTCGCTGTCCGTTCCCGAGGGCGTGACCTACGGCTTCCTGGGGCCGAACGGAGCCGGGAAGACGACGACGATGCGGATGCTGACTGGGCTCGTCGAACCGACGAACGGTGACGCGTTCGTCGCCGACACCCACTGCAGCGAGCGTCGCCACCTCGTCGGAAAGATCGGACTGTTGCCCGAGGAACCGCCGCTGTACAACGAGCTCACCGGCCGCGAGCAGTTGCAGTTCGCGGCCGATCTCCGGGACATCCCCTGGGAGCGCGTCTCAGATCGCGCGCTCGGACTCGCCGACACGCTCGATCTCGACGACGATCTCGACCGGCGGATCGACGGCTACTCCAAGGGGATGCGCCAGAAGACGGCGTTCATCCAGGCAGTCCAGCACGACCCCGACGTGGTCTTTCTCGACGAGCCCACGTCCGGTCTCGATCCGCGAGCGGCTCGCACCCTCCGGGAGCTGATCGTCGAGTTGACCGACGACGGGACGACGGTGTTTCTCTCGACGCACATCCTGCCGGTCGTCGAGGAGATCGCCAACAGGGTCGGCGTCCTGCACGACGGTCGACTGGTCTCGGAAGGGTCCCCCGCCGAACTCACCGACGACGTGGGCGACGGGGATGCCGACCTGGAGGAGGCGTTCCTGGAACTGACCGACGACCCGGCGGCCGCCTGGTGA